From a single Nicotiana tabacum cultivar K326 chromosome 8, ASM71507v2, whole genome shotgun sequence genomic region:
- the LOC107832451 gene encoding CBS domain-containing protein CBSCBSPB1, producing the protein MPTSQGGGSSSRRSMSLTSSSSLVKKKAATENGGAQPDSAHRKSISSSRNMGLTGERTVKRLRLSKALTVPDTTSIYEACRKMAARRVDALLLTDSNALLCGILTDKDIATRVIAQEVNIQETPVSKIMTKNPVFVLSDTLAVEALQKMVLGKFRHLPVVENGEVVALLDIAKCLYDAIARLERAAEKGKAIAAAVEGVEKHWGTSGSASSNTFIETLREQMFRPSLSTIISENSKIVTVEPSDTVLATAKKMLECRTSSAIVTVDNKPRGILTSKDLLMRVMAQDLSPESTLVEKVMTPNPECASIDMPIVDALHTMHDGKFLHLPVVDKEGIVVAVLDVLHITHAAVATVGNTAGINNEAANSMMQRFWDSAMALTPDDDEETRSDSSLKLASEGAETGRSIPYPSSSQPNSFSFKIEDKKGRMHRFNCDIRNMTDLIAAIIQRVGDDIDRDNLPQILYEDEDHDKVVLASDSDLTAAVDHARSAGWKGLKLHLDYSGITGHRRGSSSSSLDYAHTESAWASAYSTVAAGAALVAGLGVLAFLRRSGN; encoded by the exons ATGCCGACGAGTCAAGGAGGAGGATCATCGTCGAGGAGAAGCATGTCGTTGACGAGCTCTTCGTCTCTCGTTAAGAAGAAAGCAGCCACCGAAAATGGAGGAGCGCAACCTGATTCCGCTCACCGGAAGTCCATTTCTTCATCTCGTAACAT GGGACTGACTGGAGAGCGCACAGTGAAGAGACTGCGGCTATCAAAAGCCCTAACAGTACCTGATACTACAAGTATTTATGAAGCTTGCCGCAAGATGGCTGCTCGCCGAGTTGATGCTTTATTGTTGACTGATTCAAATGCATTACTATGTGGTATCCTGACGGATAAG GATATAGCAACAAGGGTTATTGCTCAAGAAGTTAATATACAGGAAACACCTGTTTCAAAGATTATGACGAAAAATCCTGTTTTTGTGCTTTCTGACACACTTGCTGTGGAGGCTTTGCAGAAAATGGTGCTAG GAAAATTTAGACATTTGCCAGTTGTAGAAAATGGAGAGGTCGTTGCTTTGCTTGATATAGCAAAATGCCTTTATGATGCAATTGCTCGCCTCGAAAGGGCAGCTGAGAAAGGAAAGGCCATTGCAGCTGCTGTTGAGGGAGTTGAAAAACACTGGGGGACATCTGGTTCTG CAAGTTCTAATACATTTATAGAAACACTTCGGGAGCAAATGTTCAGGCCTTCACTGTCTACCATCATTTCTGAAAATTCAAA GATTGTTACAGTTGAACCAAGTGATACTGTGTTAGCCACAGCAAAAAAAATGCTCGAATGTCGAACAAGCTCTGCAATTGTAACAGTTGACAACAAACCACGAGGGATTTTAAC TTCAAAGGACTTATTGATGCGAGTCATGGCACAAGATCTTTCCCCTGAGTCCACTCTCGTAGAGAAG GTAATGACGCCCAATCCAGAATGTGCTTCAATAGATATGCCAATTGTTGATGCTTTACATACAATGCATGATGGGAAATTTTTGCACCTTCCTGTAGTTGATAAAG AGGGAATTGTTGTTGCTGTTCTTGATGTGCTTCATATCACTCATGCAGCTGTAGCCACG GTGGGAAATACTGCTGGAATAAATAATGAAGCTGCAAACTCTATGATGCAAAGATTTTGGGATTCAGCTATGGCATTGACTCCGGATGATGATGAAGAGACGCGGAG TGACAGTTCCTTGAAATTGGCTTCTGAAGGGGCAGAAACAGGAAGATCTATTCCCTATCCTTCATCGAGCCAGCCAAATAGTTTTTCATTCAAGATTGAAGACAAAAAGGGAAGAATGCACAGATTCAATTGTG ATATTCGGAACATGACAGATCTTATAGCTGCAATCATTCAGAGAGTGGGGGATGACATTGACCGGGACAATCTTCCTCAGATTCTG TATGAAGATGAAGATCATGACAAGGTTGTATTAGCATCAGATAGTGATCTTACAGCAGCTGTTGACCATGCAAGATCTGCAGGTTGGAAG GGGCTGAAATTGCATTTAGACTATTCAGGAATAACTGGCCATCGAAGGGGTTCAAGCTCCAGTAGTTTGGATTATGCTCATACAGAATCTGCTTGGGCTTCAGCCTACAGCACTGTAGCAGCCGGTGCTGCATTAGTTGCAGGTTTAGGCGTACTAGCATTCTTAAGGAGATCTGGTAACTGA